A genomic window from Winogradskyella sp. J14-2 includes:
- a CDS encoding cbb3-type cytochrome c oxidase N-terminal domain-containing protein, producing MRHLIPSYIRVPVVFFAIAGLIEYFVDSGDQPAFIEQPVILLFLLLVLLFLIAIEGIVGTMDNILYQSLDEEGKARYDAQRAAPSKLALWIKKTYDKLKGAKPIEEEGEIILDHNYDGIKELDNNLPPWWLYGFYATIIFGVVYMARYHVFNADDQFDEYEIEYAEANRAIEEYKKTAKNLVDVNTVVVLTDAADLNAGKKIFEVNCVACHMADGGGGIGPNLTDEHWILGGGIKNVFRTISEGGRDGKGMVAWKNSLKPLEMAQVASYVLQFQGTTPANPKEAEGDIWVDESKDNSEESSTEETEEKTNEADEEDQTIASN from the coding sequence ATGAGACATTTAATTCCATCATATATTAGAGTACCTGTAGTATTCTTTGCAATTGCAGGACTCATAGAATACTTTGTAGATTCTGGTGACCAACCAGCGTTTATAGAGCAACCTGTCATCCTTTTGTTCCTATTATTGGTACTTCTATTTTTAATTGCTATAGAAGGTATTGTTGGTACAATGGATAACATCCTATACCAAAGTTTAGACGAAGAAGGTAAAGCCAGATATGATGCTCAAAGAGCTGCGCCATCTAAATTAGCATTATGGATTAAGAAAACCTATGACAAACTCAAAGGAGCTAAACCAATTGAGGAAGAAGGTGAAATAATTCTAGACCATAATTACGACGGTATTAAAGAATTAGACAACAACCTTCCGCCTTGGTGGCTTTATGGATTTTACGCAACTATCATTTTTGGTGTGGTTTATATGGCAAGATACCATGTATTTAATGCAGATGACCAGTTTGATGAATATGAGATTGAATATGCCGAAGCCAATAGAGCCATTGAAGAATATAAAAAGACAGCAAAGAACTTGGTTGACGTTAATACTGTTGTAGTACTGACCGATGCTGCAGACCTAAACGCAGGTAAAAAGATTTTTGAAGTCAATTGTGTGGCCTGCCACATGGCAGATGGTGGTGGTGGTATTGGCCCTAACCTTACTGATGAGCACTGGATTCTTGGTGGTGGTATAAAAAATGTATTCAGAACTATCTCCGAAGGCGGTAGAGACGGTAAGGGCATGGTTGCCTGGAAAAATAGTTTAAAACCTTTAGAAATGGCTCAAGTAGCAAGTTACGTATTACAATTTCAAGGCACTACACCAGCTAATCCTAAAGAAGCCGAAGGCGATATTTGGGTAGACGAATCTAAAGACAACTCTGAGGAATCATCTACCGAAGAGACAGAAGAAAAAACCAATGAAGCTGACGAAGAAGACCAAACAATAGCTTCTAATTAA
- a CDS encoding cytochrome C oxidase subunit IV, giving the protein MLKFVKNHMESITGIEIYPLISLLIFFIFFVALFFWVYTAKKEYITTVSNIPLDNQNDTQS; this is encoded by the coding sequence ATGCTAAAATTTGTAAAAAATCATATGGAAAGTATCACAGGAATAGAAATCTATCCCTTGATATCCCTTTTAATATTCTTTATCTTTTTTGTAGCGCTGTTTTTCTGGGTATACACAGCTAAGAAAGAATATATAACAACAGTCAGTAATATTCCTTTAGATAACCAAAACGACACACAATCATGA
- the ccoN gene encoding cytochrome-c oxidase, cbb3-type subunit I, producing the protein MEMQQFYYDNKIVKKFLYATIVFGVVGMLVGLILAFMFLFPNMTDGISWLSFGRLRPLHTNAVIFAFVGNAIFAGVYYSLQRLLKARMFSDLLSNINFWGWQLIIVGAAITLPLGITTSKEYAELEWPFDIAIALVWVVFGVNMIGTILKRRQRHLYVAIWFYLATFVTVAVLHIFNSLELPVSLTGWKSYSVYAGVQDALVQWWYGHNAVAFFLTTPFLGLMYYFVPKAANRPVYSYRLSIVHFWSLIFIYIWAGPHHLLYTALPEWAQHLGVAFSVMLIAPSWGGMINGLLTLRGAWDKVRTDPVLKFMVVAITGYGMATFEGPMLSLKNVNAIAHFTDWIIAHVHVGALAWNGFLAFGMIYWLIPRLFKTKLHSIGLANLHFWVGTLGIILYALPMYVAGFTQASMWKQFNPDGSIVYGNFLETVTEIMPMYWMRAIGGTLYITGMLILVYNVIVTIAKSDSKVTDELAEAPALKRVSKRRVAGEGWHTWLERKPVLLTIYATIAILIGGIVQIIPTIVVKSNIPTISSVQPYTPLELEGRDIYIREGCVGCHSQMVRPFRSEVERYGEYSKAGEFVYDHPFLWGSKRTGPDLHRVGGKYNDNWHFNHMYDPQTTSSGSIMPAYKWLIVGEGAKLDKSMTEKKMETMVSLGVPYTEEDIANAQISMLEQGTQIEKNLYTDPDFAKSYEADKATAGENFVEMRNREIVALIAYLQRLGTDIKVKEILNETAQN; encoded by the coding sequence ATGGAAATGCAACAATTTTACTACGATAACAAAATCGTTAAAAAATTCCTCTACGCCACCATAGTTTTTGGCGTAGTTGGTATGCTCGTTGGGCTTATCCTAGCCTTTATGTTTTTATTCCCAAATATGACCGATGGTATATCGTGGCTAAGCTTTGGGCGATTAAGACCATTACACACCAACGCAGTAATTTTTGCCTTTGTAGGTAATGCTATTTTTGCTGGTGTGTACTATTCGCTTCAGCGTTTACTTAAAGCCAGAATGTTTAGTGATTTACTAAGCAACATTAACTTTTGGGGCTGGCAATTAATCATTGTTGGTGCGGCAATAACGTTGCCATTAGGAATTACAACATCTAAAGAGTATGCCGAATTAGAGTGGCCTTTTGATATCGCTATTGCTTTAGTATGGGTGGTTTTTGGTGTCAACATGATTGGTACAATCTTAAAACGTCGTCAACGTCACTTATATGTTGCTATCTGGTTTTACCTCGCTACATTTGTTACTGTTGCAGTACTACATATTTTTAATAGTTTAGAACTTCCTGTTAGCTTAACTGGCTGGAAAAGTTATTCTGTTTATGCTGGTGTACAAGATGCCTTAGTGCAGTGGTGGTATGGACATAATGCAGTTGCATTTTTCTTAACAACTCCTTTCTTAGGTTTAATGTACTACTTTGTACCAAAAGCAGCTAACAGACCTGTTTACTCATATAGATTATCTATTGTTCACTTCTGGTCATTAATATTTATCTACATCTGGGCTGGTCCTCACCACTTATTATATACAGCTTTACCAGAATGGGCTCAACATTTAGGTGTTGCATTTTCTGTTATGTTAATTGCACCTTCTTGGGGAGGTATGATTAATGGTTTATTAACCTTGCGTGGTGCTTGGGATAAAGTACGTACAGATCCTGTACTTAAATTTATGGTAGTTGCGATTACTGGTTATGGTATGGCAACATTTGAAGGTCCTATGCTATCACTTAAAAACGTTAACGCCATTGCACACTTTACAGACTGGATTATTGCTCACGTTCACGTAGGTGCATTAGCTTGGAACGGCTTCTTAGCCTTTGGTATGATTTATTGGTTAATACCACGTTTATTTAAAACTAAATTGCATTCTATCGGTTTAGCCAACCTACACTTCTGGGTAGGAACTCTAGGTATTATACTCTATGCATTACCTATGTACGTTGCAGGTTTTACTCAAGCGAGTATGTGGAAACAATTTAACCCAGATGGAAGTATAGTTTATGGTAACTTCCTTGAAACAGTAACTGAGATTATGCCTATGTACTGGATGCGTGCTATTGGTGGTACCCTTTACATTACTGGTATGTTAATTCTTGTGTATAATGTTATTGTTACCATTGCTAAATCTGACAGCAAAGTAACAGACGAACTTGCTGAAGCGCCAGCATTAAAGCGTGTGTCAAAAAGACGTGTTGCTGGTGAAGGGTGGCATACTTGGTTAGAGCGTAAGCCTGTATTATTAACGATCTACGCTACCATTGCAATTTTAATTGGAGGTATTGTGCAAATTATACCAACCATAGTTGTAAAATCTAATATTCCTACCATTAGTAGTGTTCAACCTTACACTCCTTTAGAACTAGAAGGTAGAGATATTTATATTAGAGAAGGCTGTGTAGGCTGTCATTCTCAAATGGTAAGACCATTTAGAAGTGAAGTAGAACGCTACGGTGAATACTCTAAAGCAGGTGAGTTTGTTTATGACCACCCATTCCTTTGGGGAAGTAAACGTACAGGGCCAGACTTACATCGTGTTGGTGGAAAATACAACGACAACTGGCACTTTAACCACATGTACGATCCGCAAACCACTTCTTCAGGTTCTATTATGCCTGCCTACAAATGGTTAATCGTTGGTGAAGGTGCTAAACTAGATAAGTCTATGACCGAAAAGAAAATGGAAACAATGGTGAGTTTGGGTGTACCGTATACCGAAGAAGATATTGCCAATGCCCAGATTTCTATGTTAGAACAAGGCACTCAAATTGAGAAAAACCTATACACAGATCCAGATTTTGCTAAATCTTATGAAGCAGATAAGGCCACTGCTGGTGAGAATTTCGTAGAAATGCGAAATCGTGAAATTGTTGCTCTAATTGCGTACCTGCAACGTCTAGGTACAGATATTAAAGTGAAAGAAATTCTTAATGAAACGGCACAAAATTAA
- the ccoS gene encoding cbb3-type cytochrome oxidase assembly protein CcoS, with protein sequence MSVIYIVLTVSVIVGVAFFIVFLMAVKSGQYDDDYTPSVRMLFEDELVKEKTKQ encoded by the coding sequence ATGAGTGTTATATATATAGTTTTAACAGTAAGCGTCATTGTTGGTGTGGCTTTCTTTATCGTTTTTTTAATGGCTGTAAAGTCTGGTCAATACGATGATGACTATACACCTTCGGTACGCATGTTGTTTGAAGATGAACTCGTTAAAGAAAAGACTAAACAATAA
- a CDS encoding heavy metal translocating P-type ATPase, producing the protein MENNSCFHCGDDCGSHPITFQDKSFCCNGCKTIFEIFNENDLTCYYDLQSSPGAIPKEIEGKYDFLSQGNIVEKLTEFRSDEIEVATLYIPHIHCSSCIWILENLKKLNPSISDSQVNFGKKTVRVTYNSKKTDLKSVVLLLSRIGYEPYISLDDFKTGKKQINRTLIYKLGIAGFAFGNIMFLSFPEYFEINEFWLEQYKHMFRWLMFALSIPVVFYAAQDYFISAYKGLKAKLLNIDIPIALGVSVLFLRSTVEIAFDIGSGFFDSLSGLVFFLLLGKFFQQKTYAFLSFERDYKSYFPIAVTKIEKDGNENSIQVYDIEKGDRLLIRNEELIPVDGILINGRGKIDYSFVTGESQPVTKQSGDKLFAGGKQTSGVIEIEALKSVEQSYLTQLWSNDVFNKNKEDGFTTITNSISKHFTIAILTIALIATSYWLFTDPSKAMNVFTAVLIIACPCAIALSAPFTFGNLLRIFGKLKFYVKNASVIEQLAHINTVIFDKTGTITSNKQSNAEYKGISLSSSESLVLKNSLRGSNHPLSRTLYNILDEHDIITLDRFEEHVGKGIKAEHDNINLKVGSASFVGNAEQTSTLNTTVHISSNNSYKGKFTFYNSYRKGVSKLFNKLKKHFDLVILSGDNEGERENLKKLLPGKTKLIFNQKPDDKLEFIKYHQSEGAKVLMIGDGLNDAGALAQSDVGIAISEDVNVFSPACDAILDASKFKHLYRYIMASKSAIKTIKWSFVLSFIYNVIGLYFAVTGQLAPVVAAILMPLSSISIVVFTTVCTNYIGRTLK; encoded by the coding sequence ATGGAAAACAACTCTTGTTTTCATTGTGGTGACGACTGTGGCAGCCACCCTATCACGTTTCAGGATAAATCGTTTTGTTGTAATGGTTGCAAAACTATTTTCGAAATTTTTAACGAAAATGATTTAACCTGTTACTACGATTTACAAAGTTCGCCAGGTGCAATTCCAAAAGAAATTGAAGGGAAATATGATTTTCTATCTCAGGGAAATATTGTCGAAAAACTCACGGAATTTAGAAGCGATGAGATTGAGGTGGCAACACTTTATATTCCACATATTCATTGTAGTTCTTGTATTTGGATTTTAGAAAATCTAAAAAAACTGAATCCAAGCATATCAGATTCTCAAGTTAATTTTGGTAAAAAAACGGTTAGAGTCACTTATAATTCCAAAAAAACGGACCTAAAGTCTGTTGTGCTTTTATTAAGCAGAATTGGCTATGAACCGTACATCAGTTTAGATGATTTTAAAACCGGTAAGAAGCAAATCAATAGAACGCTTATTTATAAACTGGGTATAGCTGGTTTTGCCTTTGGAAATATAATGTTCTTGTCATTTCCTGAGTATTTTGAGATCAACGAATTTTGGTTAGAACAATACAAGCACATGTTCCGTTGGCTTATGTTTGCCTTATCTATTCCTGTAGTATTTTATGCTGCCCAAGATTATTTCATTTCTGCATACAAGGGCTTAAAAGCAAAGCTATTAAACATTGATATTCCTATTGCCTTAGGTGTTTCGGTATTATTTCTAAGAAGCACAGTAGAAATAGCTTTTGACATTGGTTCTGGATTTTTTGATAGTCTCTCAGGGTTGGTTTTTTTTCTTTTATTGGGTAAATTTTTTCAGCAAAAAACTTACGCTTTTTTATCATTTGAGCGCGATTATAAAAGTTATTTCCCAATTGCAGTTACTAAAATTGAAAAAGATGGAAACGAAAACTCAATTCAGGTTTACGATATAGAAAAGGGTGACCGATTATTAATAAGAAATGAAGAGTTAATTCCTGTTGATGGTATCCTTATCAATGGTAGAGGAAAAATAGATTACAGTTTTGTTACAGGTGAATCTCAACCTGTTACTAAACAATCTGGTGACAAACTTTTTGCTGGTGGTAAACAGACATCTGGTGTCATAGAAATCGAAGCTTTAAAATCTGTGGAGCAGAGTTACCTTACACAATTGTGGAGTAATGATGTTTTTAATAAAAATAAGGAAGATGGTTTTACTACTATTACCAATAGTATAAGTAAGCACTTTACTATTGCCATACTTACAATAGCCCTAATTGCAACAAGCTACTGGCTGTTTACCGATCCCAGTAAAGCCATGAATGTATTTACGGCAGTGTTAATCATTGCGTGTCCTTGTGCTATTGCCTTGTCTGCACCTTTTACCTTTGGAAACCTACTTCGCATTTTTGGCAAGCTAAAATTTTACGTAAAAAATGCCAGTGTCATTGAGCAACTGGCACATATTAATACTGTTATTTTTGACAAAACAGGAACTATTACATCTAACAAACAAAGCAATGCTGAGTATAAGGGTATATCGTTATCTAGTTCAGAAAGCTTGGTTCTAAAAAACTCTTTAAGAGGATCTAACCATCCATTGAGTAGAACACTATACAACATTTTAGATGAACATGACATCATTACCTTAGATAGGTTTGAAGAACACGTTGGTAAAGGTATTAAAGCTGAGCATGATAATATTAACCTAAAAGTTGGGTCCGCTAGTTTTGTTGGCAATGCTGAACAAACCTCTACGCTCAATACCACAGTACATATAAGCAGTAATAATAGTTACAAAGGAAAATTCACATTTTACAACAGTTATAGAAAAGGTGTTTCAAAGCTCTTTAATAAGCTTAAAAAACATTTTGATTTGGTAATTCTATCAGGAGATAATGAGGGTGAGCGCGAAAATCTCAAAAAATTACTACCAGGAAAAACGAAACTCATTTTCAACCAAAAGCCAGATGATAAGTTAGAGTTTATAAAATACCACCAGTCTGAAGGTGCAAAAGTCTTAATGATTGGAGATGGACTTAACGATGCAGGTGCTTTGGCACAAAGTGATGTAGGTATTGCAATTTCTGAAGATGTTAATGTATTCTCGCCTGCCTGTGATGCCATCTTGGATGCTTCAAAATTTAAGCACCTGTATCGCTATATTATGGCCTCAAAATCAGCTATAAAGACCATAAAATGGAGCTTTGTGCTTTCATTTATATATAATGTAATAGGATTATATTTTGCTGTTACAGGCCAGTTAGCTCCTGTTGTTGCTGCAATTTTAATGCCTTTAAGTTCTATAAGCATAGTGGTGTTTACAACGGTATGCACTAATTATATTGGTAGAACGCTTAAATAA
- a CDS encoding Crp/Fnr family transcriptional regulator, producing MSKCESCIIKEFNSLKSLTRDELMRVSACKTGKFYKKGQIIFEEGETLNGVYCVRDGVCKLTKLSENGKDQVVKLVVKGDLLGKRSLVSDQKTNLSAVALNDMEMCFIPKSEIIDDLSKNPKFTMDVLREMANDLKESDVSLVNMAQKSVKRRMAETLLYVHDNFGTDNEGYLSIVLSREDYASIVGTATESAIRILSQFKKEGLISTTGKRIKVEDYNGLKWME from the coding sequence ATGAGTAAATGTGAGTCTTGTATTATTAAGGAGTTTAATTCCTTAAAGTCTCTGACGCGCGATGAATTAATGCGGGTTTCTGCATGTAAAACAGGTAAGTTTTATAAAAAAGGTCAAATCATTTTTGAAGAAGGCGAAACACTAAATGGTGTTTATTGTGTAAGGGATGGGGTCTGTAAATTAACAAAGTTGAGCGAAAACGGAAAAGACCAAGTCGTAAAGCTTGTGGTTAAAGGAGATCTATTGGGTAAGCGCTCTTTAGTATCTGATCAAAAAACAAATTTGAGCGCTGTTGCCCTAAACGATATGGAAATGTGTTTTATTCCTAAAAGTGAAATAATTGACGATTTATCAAAAAATCCAAAGTTTACCATGGATGTCTTAAGAGAGATGGCTAATGACTTAAAAGAGTCTGACGTATCTCTAGTAAATATGGCTCAGAAGTCCGTAAAACGCAGAATGGCTGAAACATTATTGTACGTTCATGATAATTTTGGTACGGATAATGAAGGCTACCTAAGTATAGTACTATCTCGTGAGGACTATGCTAGTATCGTGGGTACAGCAACCGAGTCTGCCATTCGCATTTTATCGCAGTTTAAAAAAGAAGGGCTTATATCGACTACGGGCAAGCGAATAAAGGTTGAAGATTACAATGGCCTTA